From a region of the Halomonas sp. HL-93 genome:
- a CDS encoding aldo/keto reductase — MSSFFHRLSAVNAPSIGLGCMNLSHGYGQQVPEQEALRTLDAAFDMGYRHFDTATLYGATANETLLGRALKGKRAYVLLASKCGMAIESASGKRVIDGHPDTLRRQCDASLKRLQTDHIDMYYLHRLDRQVPIEESVGALARLVDEGKIGSIGLSEISAATLRRARQEAPIGAVQSEYSLWTRNPEIALLDACREAGTALVAFSPLGRGFLAGAVTDPSRLPEGDMRRHMPRFSADNFAHNRALLEGVSRLAESLGVTSAQLALAWVKAQGDDVIPIPGSTSLDHIRENLASETLSLEANTCQQLTAMLTPGQVAGGRYSDTQQADIDTEEFPITV, encoded by the coding sequence ATGTCGAGCTTTTTTCACCGCCTCAGCGCCGTTAACGCCCCGTCTATTGGCCTTGGCTGCATGAATCTTTCCCACGGTTACGGCCAGCAAGTGCCCGAGCAGGAGGCGCTGCGCACTCTTGATGCGGCGTTCGATATGGGCTATCGCCACTTTGATACCGCAACGCTATACGGCGCCACCGCCAACGAAACCCTGCTCGGCCGAGCGCTGAAGGGCAAGCGTGCGTATGTACTGCTGGCCAGCAAGTGCGGCATGGCGATTGAGTCGGCTTCGGGGAAACGGGTGATTGACGGGCACCCTGACACGCTGCGCCGCCAGTGCGATGCCAGTCTCAAACGTCTGCAAACCGACCATATCGACATGTATTACTTACACCGGCTCGACCGACAAGTGCCTATTGAGGAGAGCGTCGGCGCCCTCGCTCGGCTGGTCGATGAGGGTAAGATTGGCAGCATTGGACTATCGGAGATTTCCGCGGCTACCTTGCGTCGAGCACGCCAGGAAGCCCCGATTGGCGCTGTTCAGTCGGAGTACTCGCTGTGGACGCGCAACCCCGAAATTGCCCTGCTAGACGCCTGCCGCGAGGCGGGGACGGCGCTGGTGGCATTTAGCCCGCTCGGACGCGGTTTTTTAGCCGGGGCGGTTACCGATCCCAGCCGTTTGCCGGAGGGCGATATGCGCCGCCACATGCCGCGCTTCAGCGCGGATAATTTTGCCCATAATCGGGCGCTGCTCGAAGGTGTGTCACGCCTAGCCGAGTCGTTGGGCGTCACGTCTGCGCAACTGGCGTTGGCATGGGTAAAAGCCCAAGGCGACGATGTAATACCCATTCCTGGTTCGACATCGCTTGACCATATTCGCGAAAATCTGGCGTCCGAGACACTGTCTCTGGAGGCTAACACCTGCCAACAGTTGACCGCCATGTTGACGCCCGGGCAAGTGGCTGGCGGTCGTTACAGTGACACACAGCAGGCCGATATCGACACGGAAGAATTCCCTATCACTGTGTAA
- the katG gene encoding catalase/peroxidase HPI, with the protein MSGKCPVMHGGNTSTGTSNKDWWPEGLNLDILHQQDRKSNPMDPDFNYREEVRKLDFDALKQEVHALMTDSQSWWPADWGHYGGLMIRMAWHSAGTYRIADGRGGGGTGSQRFAPLNSWPDNVSLDKARRLLWPIKKKYGNKISWADLMILAGTVAYESMGLPSYGFSFGREDIWEPEKDIYWGDEKEWLAPSDERYDDVNNPETMENPLAAVQMGLIYVNPEGVNGQPDPLKTGQQIRETFARMAMNDEETAALTAGGHTVGKCHGNGDAAALDAEPEASDVENQGLGWGNPTMGGKASNAVTSGIEGAWTTHPTQFDMGYFDLLFGYEWELSKSPAGAHQWEPVNIKEEDKPVDASDPSIRHNPIMTDADMAMKMDPTYRAICEKFMADPEYFKKTFAKAWFKLTHRDLGPKSRYIGPEVPDEDLIWQDPIPAGNTDYSIEKVKKQIAESGLSISDVITTAWDSARTYRGSDMRGGANGARIRLAPQKDWAGNEPERLAKVLAVYEKISAESGASIADVIVLGGSVGIEKAAKAAGYEILVPFTPGRGDATDEMTDADSFAPLEPLADGFRNWQKKDYVVKPEEMLLDRAQLMGLTGPELTVLVGGMRVLGTNHGGTKHGAFTDREGQLTNDFFVNLTDMGNAWKPAGNNTYEIRDRQTDAVKWTASRVDLVFGSNSLLRSYAEVYAQDDNEEKFVKDFVAAWTKVMNADRFDLIV; encoded by the coding sequence ATGAGCGGCAAATGTCCGGTAATGCACGGTGGGAATACCTCCACAGGCACCTCCAACAAGGACTGGTGGCCCGAAGGTCTCAACCTGGATATTCTCCACCAGCAAGATCGCAAATCGAACCCAATGGATCCCGACTTCAACTATCGGGAAGAAGTCAGAAAACTCGACTTCGATGCGCTCAAGCAAGAAGTGCATGCGCTGATGACTGATAGCCAGTCTTGGTGGCCAGCCGACTGGGGCCACTACGGCGGCTTGATGATTCGTATGGCATGGCACTCTGCAGGCACCTACCGTATTGCTGACGGTCGTGGTGGCGGTGGCACCGGCAGCCAGCGTTTTGCCCCGCTTAACTCTTGGCCTGATAACGTCAGCCTGGACAAGGCGCGTCGTTTACTGTGGCCGATCAAGAAAAAATATGGCAACAAAATCAGCTGGGCCGATCTGATGATCCTGGCCGGCACGGTTGCCTATGAATCTATGGGTCTGCCGTCCTACGGCTTCTCTTTCGGTCGTGAAGATATCTGGGAGCCGGAAAAAGACATCTACTGGGGCGATGAAAAAGAGTGGTTGGCGCCCTCCGACGAACGTTACGACGACGTCAACAACCCAGAAACCATGGAAAACCCGCTGGCTGCGGTACAAATGGGGCTTATCTACGTTAACCCCGAAGGTGTCAACGGCCAGCCTGACCCCCTAAAAACCGGTCAGCAGATCCGTGAAACTTTCGCCCGCATGGCGATGAATGACGAAGAAACCGCCGCACTGACGGCCGGTGGCCACACCGTAGGTAAGTGTCACGGTAACGGTGATGCGGCGGCGCTAGATGCGGAACCGGAAGCCTCTGACGTTGAGAATCAAGGCCTGGGTTGGGGCAACCCGACCATGGGTGGCAAGGCGAGCAACGCTGTTACGTCAGGCATCGAAGGTGCCTGGACAACTCACCCGACCCAGTTTGACATGGGCTACTTCGACCTGCTGTTCGGCTACGAGTGGGAACTGAGCAAAAGCCCTGCCGGTGCCCATCAGTGGGAACCAGTAAACATCAAGGAAGAAGACAAGCCGGTTGACGCCAGCGACCCGTCAATTCGTCATAATCCGATCATGACCGATGCGGACATGGCGATGAAGATGGACCCGACCTACCGGGCCATCTGTGAAAAGTTCATGGCCGATCCGGAATACTTTAAAAAGACCTTCGCCAAGGCGTGGTTCAAGCTGACCCACCGCGATCTGGGGCCCAAGTCGCGCTACATTGGCCCGGAAGTGCCTGACGAAGACCTGATCTGGCAGGATCCGATTCCGGCCGGTAACACCGACTACTCCATCGAGAAGGTCAAAAAGCAGATTGCCGAAAGTGGCTTGAGCATCAGTGACGTGATCACCACCGCTTGGGACAGCGCGCGTACCTATCGCGGCTCTGACATGCGCGGCGGTGCCAACGGTGCGCGTATCCGTCTTGCGCCGCAAAAAGACTGGGCGGGCAACGAGCCTGAGCGCTTGGCCAAGGTACTGGCGGTGTACGAAAAAATCTCGGCTGAGTCCGGTGCCAGCATTGCCGACGTAATCGTGCTGGGCGGCAGCGTAGGTATCGAGAAAGCGGCCAAAGCCGCCGGCTACGAGATCCTTGTGCCCTTCACGCCGGGACGCGGCGACGCGACCGACGAGATGACCGATGCCGATTCCTTCGCGCCGCTTGAGCCGCTGGCCGATGGTTTCCGCAACTGGCAGAAGAAAGACTACGTGGTGAAGCCGGAAGAAATGCTGCTTGATCGCGCCCAGTTGATGGGCCTGACCGGTCCGGAACTGACCGTGCTGGTCGGCGGTATGCGCGTCCTTGGCACCAACCATGGTGGCACCAAGCATGGCGCCTTTACCGACCGCGAAGGCCAGTTGACCAACGATTTCTTCGTCAACCTGACCGATATGGGTAACGCCTGGAAGCCAGCGGGCAACAACACTTACGAAATCCGTGATCGCCAAACGGACGCCGTCAAGTGGACTGCCTCGCGCGTTGACCTGGTGTTCGGGTCCAACTCGCTGCTGCGCTCCTACGCGGAAGTCTACGCCCAGGACGATAACGAAGAGAAGTTCGTTAAAGACTTCGTCGCTGCCTGGACCAAAGTAATGAACGCGGACCGCTTTGACCTCATCGTCTAA
- a CDS encoding Rrf2 family transcriptional regulator, which produces MHLTSFTDYSIRVLLYLAVKGEERATIDEIASTYNVSRHHVMKIVQELNQKGYLTALRGKNGGLWLKRDPATIRLGALVRDTEPEFGLVECFRDKNACVITPACRLPPVLNDALEAFFAVLDRYTLADLLEERLPQLRQLLRIPALDITA; this is translated from the coding sequence ATGCACCTGACCAGTTTTACCGATTACTCCATTCGCGTGCTGCTGTACCTGGCGGTGAAAGGCGAGGAGCGCGCGACGATCGACGAAATCGCCTCGACCTATAACGTCTCGCGCCATCACGTGATGAAGATCGTCCAGGAGCTCAATCAAAAAGGCTATCTCACCGCCCTGCGCGGCAAAAACGGCGGCCTGTGGCTGAAGCGCGACCCGGCCACTATCCGGCTGGGCGCGCTGGTGCGCGATACCGAACCCGAATTTGGCCTGGTGGAATGCTTTCGCGATAAAAACGCCTGCGTGATCACCCCCGCCTGCCGCTTACCGCCGGTGCTCAACGATGCCCTTGAGGCATTTTTTGCAGTGCTGGACCGCTACACCCTGGCAGACTTGCTGGAAGAGCGACTGCCTCAGCTACGCCAGCTATTGCGCATCCCTGCGCTGGACATAACAGCCTAG
- the hmpA gene encoding NO-inducible flavohemoprotein, translating to MLTQDQEALIAATAPVVAEHLNTITQRFYPLMFERYPSVKPLFNQVHQQNGAQPRALAGAVLAYVGIRQDPAKARQTLETVVNKHVSLGIEPYQYPIVGECLMMAIGEVLGDAVTPEIADAWSALYQELADLLIDLEEKRYQEFEQREGGWRGTRRFHVADSQQESAVIRSFILEPEDGGPVAEHAPGQYIGVKVTIDGEPVHRHYSLSATPNGRAYRLSIKRESDGRVSRYFHDQLANGGVVELLPPAGEMTLVPGDAPLMLISGGVGQTPLLPMAKQALGQGRRVVYLHAAQTPEYWAFADELRALEKAYPEQFKLVTVFEQSAEGDHQGRINQALLADYLPEGAHCYFVGPHGMMEVVEQSLKQLGVAESHRHYEHFGPAMPLNAVNAA from the coding sequence ATGCTGACTCAAGACCAAGAAGCGTTAATTGCCGCCACCGCTCCCGTCGTGGCGGAACACTTGAATACCATCACCCAGCGTTTTTACCCGCTGATGTTTGAGCGCTACCCGAGTGTGAAGCCGCTGTTCAATCAGGTTCACCAGCAAAACGGCGCGCAACCAAGGGCGTTGGCAGGCGCTGTATTGGCTTACGTGGGGATTCGTCAGGACCCGGCCAAAGCGCGCCAAACACTCGAAACGGTCGTCAATAAGCACGTGTCGCTGGGCATCGAGCCCTATCAATACCCGATTGTCGGTGAGTGTCTGATGATGGCGATAGGCGAGGTATTGGGCGACGCCGTCACCCCTGAAATCGCCGATGCATGGAGCGCGCTGTACCAGGAATTAGCCGACCTGCTGATCGATCTGGAAGAAAAACGCTACCAGGAATTTGAACAACGTGAGGGTGGCTGGCGGGGCACGCGGCGCTTCCATGTGGCGGATAGTCAGCAGGAAAGCGCGGTAATTCGCTCGTTTATCCTGGAGCCCGAAGACGGCGGTCCGGTGGCTGAGCATGCCCCTGGCCAGTATATCGGCGTCAAGGTGACTATCGATGGCGAGCCGGTACATCGCCACTACAGTTTATCAGCAACGCCCAACGGTCGGGCCTATCGGCTGTCTATCAAGCGCGAAAGCGACGGTCGCGTCAGCCGATACTTCCACGACCAGTTAGCCAATGGTGGGGTGGTTGAGCTGCTTCCCCCGGCGGGCGAGATGACGCTGGTACCCGGCGACGCCCCGCTGATGTTGATCAGCGGCGGTGTGGGCCAGACCCCACTGTTGCCGATGGCCAAACAAGCACTTGGTCAAGGGCGCCGGGTGGTTTATCTGCACGCGGCACAAACCCCTGAGTATTGGGCCTTTGCCGATGAGCTACGCGCGCTTGAAAAGGCTTACCCAGAACAGTTCAAACTGGTCACCGTGTTTGAACAAAGCGCTGAGGGCGATCATCAAGGGCGCATTAATCAGGCGCTATTGGCCGACTATTTACCCGAAGGCGCGCACTGCTACTTCGTTGGTCCCCACGGCATGATGGAAGTCGTCGAGCAGTCGCTCAAGCAACTGGGCGTGGCGGAATCGCACCGCCATTACGAACACTTCGGTCCTGCCATGCCCCTTAACGCGGTTAACGCTGCCTAA
- a CDS encoding biotin-dependent carboxyltransferase family protein codes for MSQAMLEVKQAGPLALIQDAGRFGVGHLGVTQGGAADWIAFYWANWLLGNPLNSAALEIVMGGGLTLKAHGEITLALTGADLAATVDGQPLAPNASFTLRSGQQLVFQQPRHGLRAYLAFPGGLNAPEVLGSRACTAREQLGGLNEDGQPLKAGERLTWQGNDHSSRTLPDGVGPVMPTSGCRLPMVLGSQASSFSGRSLYQAFNTPWQVDNRADRMGVRLTGPVLSGTLTGIVSEGIPLGAVQVPPDGQPIVLMNDRQTIGGYPRLGALTPSACAALAQCLPGTEVWLMPVSASHAQADYRRQHAQWATA; via the coding sequence GTGAGCCAAGCCATGTTGGAGGTCAAACAAGCAGGCCCGCTGGCGCTGATTCAGGATGCCGGTCGCTTCGGCGTCGGCCATTTGGGCGTGACTCAAGGCGGCGCCGCCGACTGGATCGCGTTTTACTGGGCCAACTGGCTATTGGGCAACCCGCTGAACAGCGCGGCGCTGGAAATCGTCATGGGCGGAGGCCTGACACTAAAAGCCCACGGCGAAATTACGCTGGCGCTGACCGGCGCTGATTTAGCCGCGACGGTGGACGGCCAACCGCTGGCGCCGAACGCCAGCTTTACCCTGCGCTCAGGTCAGCAATTGGTATTTCAGCAGCCTCGCCATGGCCTGCGTGCCTATTTGGCGTTTCCCGGGGGGCTCAACGCACCCGAGGTACTGGGCAGTCGCGCCTGCACCGCGCGCGAGCAACTGGGCGGCCTCAACGAAGACGGACAGCCACTCAAGGCGGGCGAGCGTTTAACCTGGCAGGGCAACGACCATTCCTCGCGCACGCTGCCTGATGGGGTTGGGCCGGTGATGCCGACGTCAGGCTGTCGCCTGCCCATGGTCCTGGGGTCCCAGGCGTCGAGCTTTTCCGGCCGCAGCCTTTATCAGGCGTTCAACACGCCCTGGCAGGTGGATAACCGCGCCGACCGCATGGGCGTACGGTTAACCGGTCCGGTACTCAGCGGAACCCTGACCGGCATCGTTTCGGAAGGCATACCGCTGGGGGCGGTGCAGGTACCCCCCGACGGCCAGCCCATTGTATTGATGAACGACCGCCAGACCATTGGCGGCTACCCGCGCCTGGGGGCATTGACGCCGAGCGCCTGCGCGGCGCTGGCGCAATGCCTGCCCGGCACCGAGGTGTGGCTGATGCCGGTCAGCGCCAGCCACGCCCAGGCCGACTACCGTCGGCAACACGCCCAGTGGGCTACTGCTTAG
- the pxpB gene encoding 5-oxoprolinase subunit PxpB: MKRRIEKRCIETAGMEALMVRLFDTIDVTNMAWILAADHALRDAFGETLVDLLPSYTTLLLHYDCRQLSHAEALARARDALADLSPADTRQGQRHEIPVWYDESVGPDLARVAKRAGMSIAELIDQHCQDEYCVFALGFAPGYGFMGLVDDAIATPRLTTPRRHVAAGSVGIADRQTAIYPLPSPGGWNLLGRTAVPLFEHAKRGEPLLRPGDSVRFRSISRAEFEDQGGDTTPMEERP; this comes from the coding sequence GTGAAACGACGTATTGAAAAACGATGCATTGAAACCGCTGGCATGGAAGCCTTGATGGTGAGGCTGTTCGATACCATCGACGTCACCAACATGGCCTGGATTCTGGCCGCCGACCATGCGCTGCGCGATGCCTTTGGCGAGACGCTGGTCGACCTGCTGCCGTCCTACACCACGCTATTGCTGCACTACGACTGCCGCCAGCTCAGCCACGCGGAAGCCCTGGCACGCGCTCGAGACGCTCTGGCCGACCTGTCGCCCGCCGATACCCGGCAAGGCCAACGCCATGAAATTCCCGTGTGGTATGACGAGAGCGTCGGGCCCGACCTTGCGCGGGTGGCCAAGCGGGCGGGAATGAGCATTGCCGAGCTTATCGACCAGCACTGCCAGGATGAGTACTGCGTGTTTGCGCTGGGGTTTGCGCCGGGATACGGGTTCATGGGGTTGGTGGATGACGCCATCGCCACCCCGCGCCTGACGACCCCGAGGCGTCACGTGGCTGCAGGTAGTGTGGGCATCGCCGATCGCCAAACCGCTATTTATCCGCTGCCCTCGCCCGGCGGCTGGAACCTGCTGGGGCGCACCGCCGTACCACTATTTGAACACGCCAAACGCGGCGAGCCGTTATTGCGCCCCGGCGATAGCGTGCGCTTTCGGTCGATTTCCCGCGCCGAGTTCGAGGACCAGGGCGGCGATACCACGCCCATGGAGGAACGCCCGTGA
- a CDS encoding 5-oxoprolinase subunit PxpA encodes MTLPLLNCDMGESFGNWSIGLDDEVMPHVDCANIACGYHASDPHVMRRTVRLAAKHKVRIGAHPGYPDLMGFGRRSMACSPGEVEDMVLYQMGALAGICQAEGTQLSYVKPHGAMYNDMAANPALLEGVMRAVRAFDARLPLMVMATANPEPHRELADKLGLTIWFETFADRSYEANGHLASRRLPDAVHHDQTTIVDQAVMLAKGEPLTARDSTSLALPCDTLCVHGDNPESVAAVRAIREAFNDLESA; translated from the coding sequence ATGACCCTTCCGCTACTCAACTGCGATATGGGCGAGAGTTTTGGCAACTGGTCGATCGGCCTGGACGACGAGGTCATGCCCCATGTCGATTGCGCCAACATCGCCTGCGGCTACCATGCCTCCGACCCGCACGTCATGCGCCGAACGGTCAGGCTGGCGGCCAAGCACAAGGTGCGTATCGGCGCGCACCCGGGCTACCCGGATTTGATGGGATTCGGCCGCCGCTCCATGGCCTGTTCGCCCGGCGAAGTCGAGGATATGGTGCTCTATCAAATGGGCGCCCTGGCGGGTATCTGCCAGGCGGAGGGCACCCAGCTCAGCTATGTCAAACCCCACGGTGCCATGTACAACGATATGGCCGCCAACCCGGCGCTGCTCGAAGGGGTGATGCGCGCGGTGCGCGCCTTCGACGCCCGTCTGCCGCTGATGGTGATGGCCACCGCCAACCCTGAACCGCATCGCGAACTGGCCGACAAGCTGGGCCTCACCATCTGGTTTGAAACCTTTGCCGACCGCTCCTACGAAGCCAACGGCCACCTGGCCTCGCGGCGGCTTCCCGACGCCGTCCACCACGACCAGACCACCATCGTTGACCAGGCCGTCATGCTGGCCAAGGGCGAGCCGCTCACCGCCCGCGACAGCACCTCGCTAGCCTTGCCCTGCGACACGCTCTGCGTGCACGGCGACAACCCTGAATCGGTGGCCGCAGTGCGCGCCATTCGCGAGGCGTTCAACGACCTGGAGTCGGCGTGA
- a CDS encoding TRAP transporter small permease: MTFKFDKLYRLGAWGAALCMIAICALIAFQVFFRMVDALLVMAGIARLNISITGVSEMASYLLVGATFLGLAYTFVHHAHIRMTLLISRLPSVLRVWFEVFGLIVAITLSLLLCYGLIALARESLAYNDVSSGFMSIPLWIPQTVLATSVALLCLALIEALLMALRIAAQDPSRFREVMARDERDEP; the protein is encoded by the coding sequence ATGACATTCAAATTCGATAAGCTCTATCGGCTGGGCGCTTGGGGGGCTGCGCTTTGCATGATAGCGATTTGCGCGCTGATAGCGTTTCAGGTGTTTTTTCGCATGGTCGATGCACTGTTAGTGATGGCGGGTATCGCACGGCTAAACATTAGCATTACTGGCGTCTCTGAAATGGCGTCTTACCTGCTGGTGGGCGCTACCTTCTTGGGGTTGGCGTATACCTTCGTTCACCATGCGCATATACGCATGACACTGCTGATTTCACGTTTGCCCTCGGTGTTACGGGTGTGGTTCGAGGTATTTGGCTTGATCGTTGCCATTACGCTAAGCCTATTGCTTTGCTACGGACTGATTGCGTTGGCCCGCGAGAGCCTGGCGTATAACGATGTCTCCTCTGGTTTTATGTCGATTCCATTGTGGATCCCGCAAACCGTGCTAGCCACCAGCGTTGCCTTGCTGTGTCTGGCGTTGATTGAGGCGCTGCTGATGGCGTTGCGCATTGCGGCCCAGGATCCTTCGCGTTTTCGCGAGGTAATGGCCCGCGATGAACGCGACGAACCCTGA
- a CDS encoding TRAP transporter large permease: MLLLSVVTVLTLLVLLGSGVWIAFALIGTAWMALAMFSTFDPGSVLASDFWGASYGWDLTALPMFIWMGEILFRSGLADNMFRGLSPWLNRFPGRLLHTNIIGSGMFAAVCGSSAATCATVGKMTLPELERRGYDSNMAIGTLASASTLGLLIPPSIVLIVYGVVTEQSISRLFMAGIGPGIMILALFMGYLVLWSLLKGNREGLTGEDESSMSFAEKLRNTWSLIPILLLIGGIIVSIYGGLASPTEAAAVGVVLSMLIARWNGHFNRDIFQDSLFAAVRTACMIAFIIAGASFLTSAMGFTQVPMKLAQAIGEMGLSPTMLLVALTLLLLVMGCFLDGISLILLVTAIIMPLVETAGFDLIWFGIYLVIVVEMSQITPPVGFNLFVIQGLTGKDILTITKATLPFFLLMLVAIALMHAFPNIALYLPYAMNR; the protein is encoded by the coding sequence GTGCTATTACTTAGCGTAGTCACCGTTTTAACCCTGCTTGTGCTGTTGGGCAGCGGCGTGTGGATCGCCTTTGCGCTGATTGGCACCGCCTGGATGGCGCTGGCCATGTTCAGCACTTTTGACCCAGGCTCCGTGTTGGCATCGGATTTTTGGGGGGCCAGCTATGGCTGGGACTTAACCGCGTTGCCAATGTTTATCTGGATGGGGGAGATACTGTTCCGCTCGGGGCTTGCCGATAACATGTTTCGTGGGCTTTCGCCCTGGCTAAACCGTTTCCCCGGACGTTTGCTACACACCAATATTATCGGCAGCGGTATGTTCGCAGCGGTTTGCGGTTCGTCGGCGGCCACCTGTGCCACCGTAGGCAAGATGACCCTGCCGGAGCTTGAGCGGCGCGGCTACGACAGCAACATGGCGATTGGCACCCTGGCGAGCGCCTCGACGCTTGGGCTGCTGATTCCGCCGTCTATCGTGCTCATCGTCTACGGCGTGGTGACCGAGCAATCTATCTCACGACTTTTCATGGCGGGGATTGGCCCGGGTATCATGATCCTGGCGCTGTTCATGGGGTATCTGGTGCTGTGGTCACTGCTCAAGGGAAATCGCGAGGGACTCACCGGCGAAGACGAATCGAGCATGAGCTTTGCCGAAAAGCTGCGTAACACCTGGTCGTTGATACCCATCCTGCTGTTGATAGGTGGGATTATCGTATCGATTTACGGCGGGCTGGCGTCGCCCACCGAGGCGGCGGCAGTCGGCGTGGTGTTGTCGATGCTGATCGCTCGCTGGAACGGACATTTCAACCGCGATATCTTTCAAGACTCACTTTTTGCGGCGGTACGCACGGCGTGTATGATCGCCTTCATCATTGCCGGGGCGTCGTTTCTTACCTCGGCCATGGGCTTTACCCAGGTGCCGATGAAACTGGCGCAAGCGATTGGCGAAATGGGGCTTTCACCTACCATGCTGCTGGTGGCGTTAACCTTGCTGCTGCTGGTGATGGGCTGCTTTTTGGACGGCATTTCACTGATTTTGCTAGTGACGGCGATCATAATGCCGCTGGTGGAAACCGCCGGTTTTGACCTGATCTGGTTTGGCATTTACTTGGTGATCGTGGTCGAAATGTCGCAGATTACTCCGCCCGTGGGTTTCAATCTGTTTGTGATACAGGGCCTCACCGGCAAGGATATTTTGACCATCACCAAAGCCACGCTGCCGTTCTTTCTGCTAATGCTGGTGGCGATTGCCTTGATGCACGCTTTTCCAAACATTGCGCTTTACCTTCCCTACGCAATGAATCGGTAA
- a CDS encoding sensor domain-containing diguanylate cyclase, producing the protein MTGIIISDNTEQLATPALPDFLQSDLTQCTKLPTLPTVAIRVLEVAGCPDATLNDYGHAIEQDPALTLRLISLANSAFYARHHTEAHSCLEATSRLGLDATLAAVMSFSLWRDRRADDHIQRIWGRSIVSAIAARYLAEQLCPDRASFVFTAALLQDIGMLALLAVYPKDAHELYDSIPRSHAQISQGERTRFGCDHPSVGGWLAAKWGVPVSLAQAISDSHHEITAQTDTYLLCLRLSGPIADAWLSDNPSQALVTLIRQLKSLGTTPNISLKDLLNNVQRQLPTLADLFELTMPSAHDNEALIIQAQQLLFQQTLALNARLDAQQEELECLRQRQTELEERSRRDTLTGLANRAWLEEQLNRRFELCREQDRTMSVVFIDLDHFKKLNDRFGHQTGDRVLERFGQVLGSLVREGDLAGRYGGEEFLIILPDEFAKGAYRFAKRIAKRLKETPMETIEGTPLFVSVSIGIACLSDGGFETGRELIDAADQSMYFIKHTGRSGISIYGHQ; encoded by the coding sequence ATGACGGGCATTATCATTAGTGATAACACAGAGCAGCTGGCTACACCCGCCCTGCCTGATTTTTTGCAGAGTGACTTGACGCAATGCACTAAGCTGCCAACACTACCGACGGTTGCGATTCGCGTATTAGAAGTCGCCGGATGCCCCGATGCCACCTTGAACGATTACGGCCATGCCATTGAGCAAGACCCGGCGTTGACGCTGCGGCTGATTTCTCTTGCCAATAGTGCGTTTTATGCGCGTCACCATACAGAAGCGCATTCGTGTCTTGAGGCGACGTCTCGGCTGGGCCTGGACGCCACACTCGCCGCGGTGATGAGTTTTAGCCTTTGGCGCGACCGACGTGCAGATGATCACATTCAGCGTATTTGGGGGCGCTCCATCGTCTCCGCCATTGCGGCACGCTATCTCGCCGAGCAGCTGTGTCCCGACCGCGCAAGCTTTGTATTTACCGCCGCGCTACTCCAAGACATCGGCATGCTGGCGTTATTAGCGGTTTACCCCAAGGATGCTCATGAACTGTACGATAGCATCCCCCGTTCTCACGCGCAGATCAGCCAAGGCGAGCGCACACGTTTTGGCTGTGACCACCCCTCCGTAGGGGGCTGGCTCGCGGCTAAATGGGGCGTACCTGTTTCACTGGCCCAAGCGATCAGTGACAGTCACCATGAGATTACCGCGCAAACGGATACATACCTGCTCTGCTTACGCCTCTCGGGCCCGATCGCCGATGCCTGGCTATCGGATAATCCAAGCCAGGCCCTTGTTACGCTCATACGGCAACTTAAGTCTTTGGGCACCACACCCAATATCTCGCTGAAAGATTTATTGAACAACGTACAACGTCAGCTGCCAACACTGGCAGACCTGTTCGAGCTCACGATGCCGTCAGCGCACGACAACGAAGCGTTGATTATTCAAGCGCAGCAGCTGCTCTTCCAACAAACACTTGCACTCAATGCGCGTTTAGACGCCCAGCAGGAAGAACTGGAGTGCCTGCGCCAGCGCCAAACCGAACTGGAGGAGCGTAGCCGGCGTGATACGCTCACCGGGCTTGCCAACCGGGCTTGGCTGGAGGAGCAGTTAAATCGGCGTTTTGAGCTTTGTCGGGAGCAAGACCGCACCATGTCGGTGGTCTTTATCGATCTCGACCACTTCAAAAAACTCAACGACCGCTTTGGTCATCAAACCGGCGACCGCGTATTGGAGCGCTTTGGCCAAGTGTTGGGCTCGCTGGTCCGCGAAGGCGATTTAGCCGGCCGCTACGGCGGCGAAGAGTTTTTGATTATTCTTCCCGATGAGTTCGCCAAAGGGGCGTACCGCTTCGCCAAGCGCATTGCCAAGCGCCTGAAAGAAACACCGATGGAAACAATCGAGGGCACGCCGCTTTTCGTGTCTGTGTCGATTGGCATTGCCTGCCTGAGCGACGGCGGTTTTGAAACCGGCCGAGAACTTATCGATGCCGCCGACCAAAGCATGTACTTCATCAAGCACACCGGGCGCAGCGGCATTTCCATTTACGGACATCAGTAA